One Streptomyces hundungensis DNA segment encodes these proteins:
- the fusA gene encoding elongation factor G — MATTSLDLAKVRNIGIMAHIDAGKTTTTERILFYTGVSYKIGEVHDGAATMDWMEQEQERGITITSAATTCHWPLEDVDHTINIIDTPGHVDFTVEVERSLRVLDGAVTVFDGVAGVEPQSETVWRQADRYGVPRICFVNKLDRTGAEFHRCVDMIVDRLGATPIVMQLPIGSEANFEGVVDLVRMKALVWSAEATKGEMYDVVDIPATHTEAAEEWRGKLVETVAENDEEMMELFLEGVEPTEEQLYAAVRRITIASGKGGDTTVTPVFCGTAFKNKGVQPLLDAVVRYLPSPLDVEAIEGHDVKDPEAVVKRKPSDEEPLSALAFKIASDPHLGKLTFVRIYSGRLEAGTAVLNSVKGKKERIGKIYRMHANKREEIDSVGAGDIIAVMGLKQTTTGETLCDEKNPVILESMDFPAPVIQVAIEPKSKGDQEKLGVAIQRLAEEDPSFQVHSDEETGQTIIGGMGELHLDILVDRMRREFKVEANVGKPQVAYRETIRKTVERVDYTHKKQTGGTGQFAKVQIAIEPIEGGEASYEFVNKVTGGRIPREYIPSVDAGAQEAMQFGILAGYEMTGVRVILLDGGYHEVDSSELAFKIAGSQAFKEAARKASPVLLEPMMAVEVVTPEDYMGEVIGDINSRRGQIEAMEERSGARVVRGLVPLSEMFGYVGDLRSKTSGRASYSMQFDSYAEVPRNVAEEIIAKAKGE; from the coding sequence ATGGCTACCACTTCACTTGACCTGGCCAAGGTCCGCAACATCGGGATCATGGCTCACATCGACGCGGGCAAGACGACCACCACCGAGCGGATCCTGTTCTACACCGGCGTCTCGTACAAGATCGGTGAGGTCCACGACGGCGCTGCCACGATGGACTGGATGGAGCAGGAGCAGGAGCGCGGCATCACGATCACGTCCGCCGCGACGACCTGCCACTGGCCGCTCGAGGACGTCGACCACACCATCAACATCATCGACACCCCGGGCCACGTGGACTTCACGGTCGAGGTGGAGCGTTCGCTCCGCGTCCTCGACGGTGCGGTCACCGTGTTCGACGGTGTCGCCGGTGTGGAGCCGCAGTCCGAGACGGTCTGGCGTCAGGCCGACCGTTACGGCGTTCCGCGCATCTGCTTCGTCAACAAGCTCGACCGTACCGGCGCCGAGTTCCACCGCTGCGTGGACATGATCGTGGACCGCCTCGGCGCGACCCCGATCGTCATGCAGCTGCCGATCGGTTCCGAGGCCAACTTCGAGGGCGTTGTGGACCTGGTCCGCATGAAGGCCCTCGTGTGGTCCGCGGAAGCGACCAAGGGCGAGATGTACGACGTCGTCGACATCCCGGCCACGCACACCGAGGCTGCTGAAGAGTGGCGCGGCAAGCTGGTCGAGACCGTCGCCGAGAACGACGAAGAGATGATGGAGCTCTTCCTCGAGGGCGTCGAGCCCACCGAGGAGCAGCTGTACGCCGCCGTGCGTCGCATCACCATCGCGTCCGGCAAGGGCGGCGACACCACCGTCACCCCCGTGTTCTGCGGCACCGCGTTCAAGAACAAGGGCGTCCAGCCCCTGCTCGACGCCGTCGTTCGCTACCTGCCTTCCCCCCTGGACGTCGAGGCCATCGAGGGCCACGACGTCAAGGACCCGGAGGCCGTGGTCAAGCGCAAGCCGTCCGACGAGGAGCCCCTCTCGGCGCTGGCGTTCAAGATCGCGAGCGACCCGCACCTGGGCAAGCTCACCTTCGTCCGGATCTACTCCGGTCGCCTGGAGGCCGGCACCGCGGTGCTGAACTCCGTCAAGGGCAAGAAGGAGCGCATCGGCAAGATCTACCGCATGCACGCGAACAAGCGTGAGGAGATCGACTCGGTGGGCGCCGGCGACATCATCGCCGTGATGGGCCTGAAGCAGACCACCACCGGTGAGACGCTGTGCGACGAGAAGAACCCGGTCATCCTGGAGTCCATGGACTTCCCGGCGCCGGTCATTCAGGTCGCCATCGAGCCCAAGTCCAAGGGTGACCAGGAGAAGCTGGGTGTCGCCATCCAGCGTCTCGCGGAGGAGGACCCCTCCTTCCAGGTGCACTCGGACGAGGAGACCGGCCAGACCATCATCGGTGGTATGGGCGAGCTCCACCTCGACATCCTCGTCGACCGCATGCGTCGCGAGTTCAAGGTCGAGGCGAACGTCGGCAAGCCGCAGGTCGCGTACCGCGAGACGATCCGCAAGACCGTCGAGCGCGTGGACTACACCCACAAGAAGCAGACCGGTGGTACCGGTCAGTTCGCGAAGGTGCAGATCGCGATCGAGCCCATCGAGGGCGGCGAGGCGTCGTACGAGTTCGTGAACAAGGTCACCGGTGGCCGCATCCCCCGGGAGTACATCCCGTCGGTGGACGCGGGTGCGCAGGAGGCCATGCAGTTCGGCATCCTGGCCGGCTACGAGATGACTGGCGTCCGCGTCATCCTTCTCGACGGTGGCTACCACGAGGTCGACTCCTCCGAGCTCGCGTTCAAGATCGCCGGTTCGCAGGCCTTCAAGGAGGCCGCGCGCAAGGCTTCTCCCGTGCTCCTCGAGCCGATGATGGCCGTCGAGGTCGTCACGCCCGAGGACTACATGGGTGAGGTCATCGGCGACATCAACTCCCGCCGTGGCCAGATCGAGGCCATGGAGGAGCGCAGCGGCGCCCGCGTCGTGAGGGGCCTCGTGCCCCTCTCGGAGATGTTCGGCTACGTCGGCGACCTCCGCAGCAAGACCTCGGGTCGCGCAAGCTACTCGATGCAGTTCGACTCCTACGCCGAGGTTCCGAGGAACGTCGCCGAGGAGATCATCGCGAAGGCCAAGGGCGAGTAA
- the rpsG gene encoding 30S ribosomal protein S7 codes for MPRKGPAPKRPVIIDPVYSSPLVTSLINKILLDGKRSTAERIVYGAMEGLREKTGADPVITLKRALENVKPSLEVKSRRVGGATYQVPIEVKPGRAATLSLRWIVGYSRARREKTMTERLMNELLDASNGLGAAVKKREDTHKMAESNKAFAHYRW; via the coding sequence ATGCCTCGTAAGGGCCCCGCCCCGAAGCGCCCGGTCATCATCGACCCGGTCTACAGCTCTCCTCTTGTCACGTCGCTGATCAACAAGATCCTGCTGGACGGCAAGCGCTCCACCGCCGAGCGCATCGTCTACGGCGCCATGGAGGGCCTGCGCGAGAAGACCGGTGCTGACCCGGTCATCACGCTGAAGCGCGCTCTCGAGAACGTCAAGCCGTCTCTTGAGGTCAAGTCCCGCCGTGTCGGTGGCGCCACCTACCAGGTGCCGATCGAGGTCAAGCCCGGTCGCGCCGCCACCCTCTCGCTTCGCTGGATCGTGGGTTACTCCCGCGCCCGCCGTGAGAAGACCATGACCGAACGCCTCATGAACGAGCTGCTCGACGCCTCCAACGGCCTCGGCGCTGCGGTCAAGAAGCGTGAGGACACCCACAAGATGGCCGAGTCCAACAAGGCCTTCGCGCACTACCGCTGGTAG
- the rpsL gene encoding 30S ribosomal protein S12, whose translation MPTIQQLVRKGRQDKVEKNKTPALEGSPQRRGVCTRVFTTTPKKPNSALRKVARVRLTSGIEVTAYIPGEGHNLQEHSIVLVRGGRVKDLPGVRYKIIRGSLDTQGVKNRKQARSRYGAKKEK comes from the coding sequence GTGCCTACGATCCAGCAGCTGGTCCGGAAGGGCCGGCAGGACAAGGTCGAGAAGAACAAGACGCCCGCGCTCGAGGGTTCGCCCCAGCGTCGTGGCGTCTGCACGCGTGTGTTCACGACCACCCCGAAGAAGCCGAACTCGGCGCTCCGTAAGGTCGCGCGTGTGCGTCTGACCTCCGGCATCGAGGTCACGGCCTACATCCCGGGTGAGGGACACAACTTGCAGGAGCACTCGATCGTGCTCGTGCGTGGTGGCCGTGTGAAGGACCTGCCGGGTGTTCGCTACAAGATCATCCGCGGTTCGCTCGACACCCAGGGTGTCAAGAACCGCAAGCAGGCTCGCAGCCGCTACGGCGCCAAGAAGGAGAAGTAA
- a CDS encoding DNA-directed RNA polymerase subunit beta', giving the protein MLDVNFFDELRIGLATADDIRQWSHGEVKKPETINYRTLKPEKDGLFCEKIFGPTRDWECYCGKYKRVRFKGIICERCGVEVTRAKVRRERMGHIELAAPVTHIWYFKGVPSRLGYLLDLAPKDLEKVIYFAAYMITFVDEERRTRDLPSLEAHVSVERQQIENRRDSDLEARAKKLETDLAELEAEGAKADVRRKVREGAEREMKQLRDRSQREIDRLDEVWSRFKNLKVQDLEGDELLYRELRDRFGTYFDGSMGAAALQKRLETFDLDEEAERLREIIRTGKGQKKTRALKRLKVVSAFLQTSNSPKGMVLDCVPVIPPDLRPMVQLDGGRFATSDLNDLYRRVINRNNRLKRLLDLGAPEIIVNNEKRMLQEAVDALFDNGRRGRPVTGPGNRPLKSLSDMLKGKQGRFRQNLLGKRVDYSARSVIVVGPQLKLHQCGLPKAMALELFKPFVMKRLVDLNHAQNIKSAKRMVERGRTVVYDVLEEVIAEHPVLLNRAPTLHRLGIQAFEPQLVEGKAIQIHPLVCTAFNADFDGDQMAVHLPLSAEAQAEARILMLSSNNILKPADGRPVTMPTQDMVLGLFFLTTDEEEREVKGAGRAFNSTAEAIMAFDARELSLQAKVDIRFPIGTVPPRGWTPPLDEDGETTWQQGDSFRLRTSLGRALFNELLPEDYPFVDYSVGKKQLSEIVNDLAERYPKVIVAATLDNLKAAGFFWATRSGVTVAVSDIVVPEAKKAIVQGYEAQDEKVQKQYERGLITKDERTQELIAIWTKATNEVAEAMNANFPKTNPIFMMVDSGARGNMMQMRQIAGMRGLVSNAKNETIPRPIKASFREGLTVLEYFISTHGARKGLADTALRTADSGYLTRRLVDVSQDVIIREEDCGTDRGLKLKIAERGADGVLRKTEDVETSVYARMLAEDVVVDGKVIAPANVDLGDVLIDALVGAGVEEVKTRSVLTCESAVGTCAFCYGRSLATGKLVDIGEAVGIIAAQSIGEPGTQLTMRTFHTGGVAGDDITQGLPRVVELFEARTPKGVAPISEAKGRIRIEETEKTKKIVVTPDDGSEETAFPISKRARLLVGEGDAVEVGQKLTVGATNPHDVLRILGQRAVQVHLVGEVQKVYNSQGVSIHDKHIEIIIRQMLRRVTIIESGDAELLPGELVERSKFETENRRVVTEGGHPASGRPQLMGITKASLATESWLSAASFQETTRVLTDAAINAKSDSLIGLKENVIIGKLIPAGTGLSRYRNIRVEPTEEAKAAMYSAVGYDDIDYSPFGTGSGQAVPLEDYDYGPYNQ; this is encoded by the coding sequence GTGCTCGACGTCAACTTCTTCGACGAGCTGCGGATCGGCCTCGCCACCGCTGACGACATTCGTCAGTGGTCCCACGGTGAGGTCAAGAAGCCGGAGACCATCAACTACCGCACCCTCAAGCCCGAAAAGGACGGACTCTTCTGCGAGAAGATCTTCGGTCCGACCCGGGACTGGGAGTGCTACTGCGGCAAGTACAAGCGCGTCCGCTTCAAGGGCATCATCTGTGAGCGCTGTGGCGTGGAAGTCACGCGCGCCAAGGTGCGCCGCGAGCGGATGGGCCACATCGAGCTTGCCGCTCCCGTGACCCACATCTGGTACTTCAAGGGCGTTCCGTCGCGTCTTGGTTACCTGCTCGACCTCGCGCCGAAGGACCTCGAGAAGGTCATCTACTTCGCCGCGTACATGATCACGTTCGTGGACGAGGAGCGCCGTACGCGCGACCTGCCGTCGCTGGAGGCGCACGTCTCCGTCGAGCGTCAGCAGATCGAGAACCGTCGCGACTCGGACCTCGAAGCCCGCGCCAAGAAGCTCGAGACGGACCTCGCCGAGCTTGAGGCCGAGGGTGCCAAGGCCGATGTGCGCCGCAAGGTGCGCGAGGGTGCCGAGCGCGAGATGAAGCAGCTGCGTGACCGTTCGCAGCGCGAGATCGACCGTCTCGACGAGGTGTGGAGCCGCTTCAAGAACCTCAAGGTCCAGGACCTCGAGGGCGACGAGCTGCTCTACCGCGAGCTGCGTGACCGTTTCGGCACGTACTTCGACGGCTCGATGGGCGCCGCTGCTCTTCAGAAGCGCCTGGAGACCTTCGACCTCGACGAGGAGGCCGAGCGCCTCCGCGAGATCATCCGCACCGGCAAGGGCCAGAAGAAGACCCGTGCGCTCAAGCGCCTCAAGGTCGTCTCCGCGTTCTTGCAGACCAGCAACAGCCCCAAGGGCATGGTGCTGGACTGCGTGCCGGTCATCCCGCCGGACCTGCGTCCGATGGTGCAGCTGGACGGTGGCCGCTTCGCGACCTCCGACCTGAACGACCTGTACCGCCGCGTGATCAACCGCAACAACCGCCTGAAGCGACTCCTTGACCTCGGCGCCCCCGAGATCATCGTGAACAACGAGAAGCGCATGCTTCAGGAGGCCGTCGACGCGCTCTTCGACAACGGCCGTCGTGGTCGCCCGGTCACGGGCCCCGGCAACCGTCCGCTGAAGTCGCTCTCCGACATGCTCAAGGGCAAGCAGGGTCGATTCCGTCAGAACCTGCTCGGCAAGCGTGTGGACTACTCCGCGCGTTCCGTCATCGTCGTCGGCCCCCAGCTGAAGCTGCACCAGTGCGGTCTGCCGAAGGCCATGGCGCTCGAGCTCTTCAAGCCGTTCGTGATGAAGCGCCTGGTCGACCTGAACCACGCGCAGAACATCAAGAGCGCCAAGCGGATGGTCGAGCGCGGCCGCACGGTCGTGTACGACGTCCTCGAAGAGGTCATCGCCGAGCACCCGGTTCTGCTGAACCGTGCGCCCACGCTGCACCGCCTCGGCATCCAGGCCTTCGAGCCCCAGCTGGTCGAGGGCAAGGCCATCCAGATCCACCCGCTCGTCTGCACCGCGTTCAACGCGGACTTCGACGGTGACCAGATGGCCGTCCACCTGCCGCTCTCCGCGGAGGCGCAGGCCGAGGCCCGCATCCTGATGCTGTCCTCGAACAACATCCTGAAGCCGGCCGACGGTCGCCCCGTCACCATGCCGACCCAGGACATGGTGCTCGGCCTCTTCTTCCTCACCACGGACGAAGAGGAGCGCGAGGTGAAGGGCGCCGGCCGCGCCTTCAACTCGACCGCCGAGGCGATCATGGCGTTCGACGCCCGGGAGCTCTCGCTCCAGGCGAAGGTCGACATCCGCTTCCCGATCGGCACCGTCCCGCCGCGTGGCTGGACCCCGCCGCTCGACGAGGACGGCGAGACGACCTGGCAGCAGGGCGACTCGTTCCGTCTGCGGACGTCCCTCGGCCGCGCGCTCTTCAACGAGCTGCTGCCCGAGGACTACCCGTTCGTCGACTACTCGGTCGGCAAGAAGCAGCTCTCCGAGATCGTCAACGACCTCGCCGAGCGCTACCCCAAGGTCATCGTGGCGGCGACGCTCGACAACCTGAAGGCGGCGGGCTTCTTCTGGGCGACCCGTTCCGGCGTCACCGTCGCCGTCTCGGACATCGTCGTCCCGGAGGCCAAGAAGGCCATCGTCCAGGGCTACGAGGCCCAGGACGAGAAGGTGCAGAAGCAGTACGAGCGCGGTCTGATCACCAAGGACGAGCGCACGCAGGAGCTCATCGCGATCTGGACCAAGGCGACCAACGAGGTTGCCGAGGCGATGAACGCGAACTTCCCCAAGACGAACCCCATCTTCATGATGGTTGACTCGGGTGCCCGAGGAAACATGATGCAGATGCGTCAGATCGCCGGTATGCGTGGTCTGGTGTCGAACGCGAAGAACGAGACCATCCCGCGTCCGATCAAGGCGTCCTTCCGTGAGGGCCTCACCGTTCTGGAGTACTTCATCTCCACGCACGGTGCCCGTAAGGGTCTGGCGGACACCGCCCTGCGTACCGCCGACTCGGGTTACCTGACCCGTCGTCTGGTGGACGTCTCGCAGGACGTCATCATCCGCGAGGAGGACTGCGGCACCGACCGCGGCCTCAAGCTCAAGATCGCGGAGCGGGGCGCCGACGGCGTGCTGCGCAAGACCGAGGACGTCGAGACCTCCGTCTACGCCCGCATGCTCGCCGAGGACGTCGTCGTCGACGGCAAGGTCATCGCGCCGGCCAACGTGGACCTCGGTGACGTGCTCATCGACGCCCTCGTGGGCGCGGGCGTCGAGGAGGTCAAGACCCGCTCGGTCCTGACCTGTGAGTCCGCGGTCGGCACCTGTGCCTTCTGCTACGGACGCTCCCTCGCCACCGGCAAGCTGGTCGACATCGGTGAGGCGGTCGGCATCATCGCCGCCCAGTCCATCGGTGAGCCCGGTACCCAGCTGACGATGCGTACCTTCCACACCGGTGGTGTGGCCGGTGACGACATCACGCAGGGTCTGCCGCGTGTCGTCGAGCTCTTCGAGGCCCGTACGCCCAAGGGTGTCGCGCCGATCTCGGAGGCCAAGGGCCGGATCCGCATCGAGGAGACCGAGAAGACCAAGAAGATCGTCGTCACCCCGGACGACGGCAGCGAGGAGACGGCGTTCCCGATCTCCAAGCGTGCCCGTCTCCTGGTCGGCGAGGGCGACGCGGTCGAGGTGGGCCAGAAGCTCACCGTCGGTGCCACCAACCCGCACGACGTGCTGCGGATCCTCGGTCAGCGCGCGGTCCAGGTCCACCTGGTCGGCGAAGTCCAGAAGGTCTACAACAGCCAGGGCGTGTCGATCCACGACAAGCACATCGAGATCATCATCCGGCAGATGCTGCGCCGCGTGACGATCATCGAGTCCGGCGACGCGGAGCTGCTGCCGGGCGAGCTCGTCGAGCGCTCGAAGTTCGAGACCGAGAACCGTCGTGTGGTCACGGAAGGCGGCCACCCGGCCTCCGGCCGTCCGCAGCTGATGGGTATCACCAAGGCCTCGCTGGCGACGGAATCCTGGCTGTCGGCCGCCTCCTTCCAGGAGACGACCCGAGTCCTGACGGATGCGGCGATCAACGCCAAGTCCGACAGCCTCATCGGCCTCAAGGAGAACGTCATCATCGGTAAGCTCATCCCGGCCGGTACGGGTCTGTCCCGCTACCGCAACATCCGGGTCGAGCCCACCGAAGAGGCCAAGGCCGCGATGTACTCGGCCGTCGGCTACGACGACATCGACTACTCGCCGTTCGGCACCGGCTCCGGCCAGGCCGTTCCGCTGGAGGACTACGACTACGGTCCGTACAACCAGTAA
- the rpoB gene encoding DNA-directed RNA polymerase subunit beta, translated as MAASRNASTSNTNNGASTAPLRISFAKIKEPLEVPNLLALQTESFDWLLGNAAWKSRVEAALESGQDVPTKSGLEEIFEEISPIEDFSGSMSLTFRDHRFEPPKNSIDECKERDFTFAAPLFVTAEFTNNETGEIKSQTVFMGDFPLMTNKGTFVINGTERVVVSQLVRSPGVYFDSNIDKTSDKDIFTAKIIPSRGAWLEMEIDKRDMVGVRIDRKRKQSVTVLLKALGWTTEQILEEFGEYESMRATLEKDHTQGQDDALLDIYRKLRPGEPPTREAAQTLLENLYFNPKRYDLAKVGRYKVNKKLGADEPLDAGVLTTDDVIATIKYLVKLHAGETETVGESGRNIVVETDDIDHFGNRRLRNVGELIQNQVRTGLARMERVVRERMTTQDVEAITPQTLINIRPVVASIKEFFGTSQLSQFMDQNNPLSGLTHKRRLSALGPGGLSRERAGFEVRDVHPSHYGRMCPIETPEGPNIGLIGSLASYGRVNAFGFIETPYRKVVDGQVTDEVDYVTADEEDRFVIAQANAALSDDMRFTEPRVLVRRRGGEVDYVPGTEVDYMDVSPRQMVSVATAMIPFLEHDDANRALMGANMMRQAVPLITSEAPLVGTGMEYRCAVDAGDVIKAEKAGVVQEVSADYITVANDDGTYTTYRIAKFARSNQGTSVNQKVVVDEGARVIEGQVLADGPATREGEMALGKNLLVAFMPWEGHNYEDAIILSQRLVQDDVLSSIHIEEHEVDARDTKLGPEEITRDIPNVSEEVLADLDERGIIRIGAEVVAGDILVGKVTPKGETELTPEERLLRAIFGEKAREVRDTSLKVPHGEIGKVIGVRVFDREEGDELPPGVNQLVRVYVAQKRKITDGDKLAGRHGNKGVISKILPIEDMPFLEDGTPVDIILNPLGVPSRMNPGQVLEIHLGWLASRGWDVSGLADDWAQRLQAIGADQVAAGTNVATPVFDGAREDEITGLFEATIPNRDGDRLVQPSGKANLFDGRSGEPFPDPISVGYMYILKLHHLVDDKLHARSTGPYSMITQQPLGGKAQFGGQRFGEMEVWALEAYGAAYALQELLTIKSDDVTGRVKVYEAIVKGENIPEPGIPESFKVLIKEMQSLCLNVEVLSSDGMSIEMRDTDEDVFRAAEELGIDLSRREPSSVEEV; from the coding sequence TTGGCCGCCTCGCGCAACGCCTCGACCTCCAATACGAACAACGGCGCCAGCACCGCCCCGCTGCGCATCTCCTTTGCAAAGATCAAGGAGCCCCTCGAGGTTCCGAACCTTCTTGCGCTGCAAACCGAGAGCTTTGACTGGCTGCTCGGCAATGCCGCTTGGAAGTCTCGGGTCGAGGCCGCTCTCGAGAGCGGACAGGACGTCCCCACCAAGTCCGGTCTGGAGGAGATCTTCGAAGAGATCTCCCCGATCGAGGACTTCTCCGGGTCGATGTCGCTGACCTTCCGCGACCACCGCTTCGAGCCGCCTAAGAACTCGATCGACGAGTGCAAGGAGCGCGACTTCACGTTCGCGGCCCCGCTCTTCGTCACCGCCGAGTTCACCAACAACGAGACCGGCGAGATCAAGTCCCAGACGGTCTTCATGGGCGACTTCCCGCTCATGACCAACAAGGGCACCTTCGTCATCAACGGCACCGAGCGTGTCGTCGTGTCGCAGCTGGTCCGCTCGCCGGGTGTCTACTTCGACTCCAACATCGACAAGACGTCCGACAAGGACATCTTCACGGCCAAGATCATCCCGTCCCGGGGTGCCTGGCTCGAGATGGAGATCGACAAGCGCGACATGGTCGGTGTCCGCATCGACCGCAAGCGCAAGCAGTCCGTCACCGTCCTCCTGAAGGCTCTCGGCTGGACCACCGAGCAGATCCTCGAGGAGTTCGGCGAGTACGAGTCGATGCGCGCCACCCTGGAGAAGGACCACACCCAGGGCCAGGACGACGCGCTGCTCGACATCTACCGCAAGCTGCGTCCGGGCGAGCCGCCGACGCGCGAGGCCGCTCAGACGCTGCTCGAGAACCTCTACTTCAACCCGAAGCGCTACGACCTCGCGAAGGTCGGCCGCTACAAGGTGAACAAGAAGCTCGGCGCCGACGAGCCGCTAGACGCCGGCGTGCTCACCACCGACGACGTCATCGCGACCATCAAGTACCTGGTCAAGCTGCACGCCGGCGAGACCGAGACGGTCGGCGAGTCGGGTCGGAACATCGTCGTCGAGACCGACGACATCGACCACTTCGGCAACCGTCGTCTGCGCAACGTCGGCGAGCTCATCCAGAACCAGGTCCGTACGGGTCTGGCTCGTATGGAGCGCGTCGTGCGTGAGCGCATGACGACCCAGGACGTCGAGGCGATCACGCCGCAGACCCTGATCAACATCCGCCCGGTCGTGGCGTCGATCAAGGAATTCTTCGGCACCTCGCAGCTGTCGCAGTTCATGGACCAGAACAACCCGCTGTCGGGTCTCACCCACAAGCGCCGTCTGTCGGCGCTTGGCCCGGGTGGTCTCTCCCGTGAGCGGGCCGGCTTCGAGGTCCGTGACGTGCACCCGTCGCACTACGGCCGCATGTGCCCGATCGAGACGCCTGAAGGCCCGAACATCGGTCTGATCGGTTCGCTCGCCTCGTACGGCCGCGTCAACGCGTTCGGCTTCATCGAGACGCCGTACCGCAAGGTCGTCGACGGCCAGGTCACCGACGAGGTCGACTACGTCACCGCCGACGAGGAGGACCGCTTCGTCATCGCGCAGGCCAACGCCGCGCTCAGCGACGACATGCGGTTCACCGAGCCGCGCGTGCTGGTCCGCCGCCGTGGTGGCGAGGTCGACTACGTGCCCGGCACCGAGGTCGACTACATGGACGTCTCGCCGCGCCAGATGGTGTCGGTCGCGACCGCCATGATCCCGTTCCTCGAGCACGACGACGCCAACCGTGCCCTCATGGGCGCGAACATGATGCGTCAGGCCGTGCCGCTGATCACGTCCGAGGCGCCGCTCGTCGGCACCGGCATGGAGTACCGCTGCGCGGTCGACGCCGGTGACGTCATCAAGGCGGAGAAGGCGGGTGTCGTCCAGGAGGTCTCCGCGGACTACATCACCGTCGCCAACGACGACGGCACGTACACCACGTACCGGATCGCCAAGTTCGCCCGCTCCAACCAGGGCACCTCGGTCAACCAGAAGGTTGTCGTGGACGAGGGCGCCCGTGTGATCGAGGGCCAGGTCCTGGCCGACGGTCCCGCCACCCGCGAGGGTGAGATGGCGCTGGGCAAGAACCTGCTCGTGGCGTTCATGCCGTGGGAGGGTCACAACTACGAGGACGCGATCATCCTGTCGCAGCGCCTCGTGCAGGACGACGTCCTCTCCTCGATCCACATCGAGGAGCACGAGGTCGACGCCCGTGACACCAAGCTCGGCCCGGAGGAGATCACCCGGGACATCCCGAACGTCTCCGAGGAGGTCCTCGCCGACCTCGACGAGCGCGGCATCATCCGTATCGGTGCCGAGGTCGTCGCCGGCGACATCCTCGTCGGCAAGGTCACGCCCAAGGGTGAGACCGAGCTGACGCCGGAGGAGCGCCTGCTGCGCGCGATCTTCGGTGAGAAGGCCCGCGAGGTGCGTGACACCTCGCTGAAGGTGCCGCACGGCGAGATCGGCAAGGTCATCGGCGTCCGCGTCTTCGACCGTGAAGAGGGCGACGAGCTGCCGCCGGGTGTGAACCAGCTGGTTCGCGTCTACGTGGCGCAGAAGCGCAAGATCACGGACGGTGACAAGCTCGCCGGCCGTCACGGCAACAAGGGTGTCATTTCGAAGATCCTTCCGATCGAGGACATGCCGTTCCTCGAGGACGGAACTCCGGTCGACATCATCCTCAACCCGCTTGGTGTCCCGTCCCGAATGAACCCGGGACAGGTCCTGGAGATCCACCTCGGCTGGCTCGCCAGCCGCGGCTGGGACGTCTCCGGTCTCGCCGACGACTGGGCGCAGCGACTCCAGGCCATCGGCGCCGACCAGGTAGCCGCCGGCACCAACGTCGCCACCCCGGTCTTCGACGGCGCCCGCGAGGACGAGATCACCGGTCTCTTCGAGGCCACGATCCCCAACCGCGACGGTGACCGACTGGTCCAGCCCTCGGGCAAGGCCAACCTGTTCGACGGCCGCTCCGGTGAGCCGTTCCCGGACCCGATCTCGGTCGGGTACATGTACATCCTCAAGCTGCACCACCTGGTCGACGACAAGCTCCACGCCCGTTCGACCGGTCCGTACTCGATGATCACCCAGCAGCCGCTGGGTGGTAAGGCCCAGTTCGGTGGCCAGCGCTTCGGTGAGATGGAGGTGTGGGCGCTGGAGGCATACGGCGCCGCGTACGCACTCCAGGAGCTGCTGACCATCAAGTCCGACGACGTGACCGGCCGTGTGAAGGTCTACGAGGCCATCGTCAAGGGCGAGAACATCCCCGAGCCCGGCATTCCCGAGTCCTTCAAGGTGCTCATCAAGGAAATGCAGTCGCTCTGCCTCAACGTGGAGGTGCTGTCCTCGGACGGCATGTCCATCGAGATGCGCGACACGGACGAGGACGTCTTCCGCGCTGCGGAGGAGCTCGGTATCGACCTGTCCCGGCGCGAGCCGAGCAGCGTCGAAGAGGTCTGA
- the rplL gene encoding 50S ribosomal protein L7/L12, whose amino-acid sequence MAKLSQEDLLAQFEEMTLIELSEFVKAFEEKFDVTAAAAVAVAGPAGPAAPADAVEEQDEFDVILEGAGDKKIQVIKVVRELTSLGLKEAKDLVDGAPKPVLEKVAKEAADKAAESLKAAGASVTVK is encoded by the coding sequence ATGGCGAAGCTCAGCCAGGAAGACCTGCTCGCCCAGTTCGAGGAGATGACCCTCATCGAGCTCTCCGAGTTCGTGAAGGCCTTCGAGGAGAAGTTCGACGTCACCGCCGCCGCGGCCGTCGCCGTTGCCGGCCCGGCCGGTCCGGCCGCCCCGGCCGACGCCGTCGAGGAGCAGGACGAGTTCGACGTCATCCTCGAGGGTGCGGGCGACAAGAAGATCCAGGTCATCAAGGTCGTGCGTGAGCTGACCTCGCTGGGTCTGAAGGAGGCCAAGGACCTCGTCGACGGCGCCCCGAAGCCCGTCCTCGAGAAGGTCGCCAAGGAGGCCGCCGACAAGGCTGCCGAGTCCCTCAAGGCCGCCGGCGCCTCCGTCACGGTCAAGTAA